The genomic interval ACAATAAACCATGCAAGGGACTGGAAATAAGAtcagttcagatttttttaaagagaggTATTcaacattttagacattttaccAAGTATCTGACCATCTTGCTAAAACTAATATTAATTTTGCagatattttgcaatattaacaTTAGTTGTTTCACATATTGCAAAAGCTCAAAATCTTTTTGTTACAATTTCTTTTtcaacaaaaagcaaaaaataagcTGAATGTCGGAAATGCAGGATATTTCTCttaaaacagacataaaacagACATAACATTTCAAATCACATATTAGAAGATATTTTTCATATGTACAGGTATGATTTAAAGCCATTtacaaacacatacaaacacacaccttcCTGTTTTGTAATGGTGACAGTCATTGTTTTGTATGGTTTTGTGTAAGAGAGTGTCCTTTAAATAGGAAATGATTGAGATTATGATTGTTACCCACAAAGAAGCAGAGATTACTTCAGCACCAAAGCATCATGCAGTGCATACATtaccgttcaaaagtctggggtcagtacaatttttttttggaacaaattaatacttttattcagcaaggacacattaaattgatcaaaagtgacagtaaagacatagaTAATGCAACAAaagttattaaaacattatttcaaataaattttacGTTTAGTTTTCTAAGGAAGCACAAccgtttcaacactgataatagaaataaataaagaaatgtttcttaaaggtatagttcactcaaaaatcaaaattctgtcattgattattCTCccacatgtcattccaaacccataagacctttgttcatcttcggaacacaaattaagtttcctttgcacacaaaaagtgcaCGCTGAACCAATATTTTAATGAcgttcttactaccttttttgGGCCTTCAATGTGGTAAtaccgttgctgtctatggagggtcagaaagctcttggatttcatcaaaaatatcttaatttgtgttccaaagatgaacaaaggtcttataagtctggaacgacatgagggtgattaactgaattacagaatttttatttttggatgaactatccctttaagcaccTAAACCCTATaactgaaactgaagactggaatagtaaatattttgaagtatattaaaatataaaacagttattttaaattgtaaattataattgtaaattatacttttgatcaaacaaatgcagccttggtgagcataagaccctttaaaaaaaaaaaaaaaaaaaaaaaatcatactgaccctaaacttttgaatggtattgtatGGTGTAAATaaagtgtgtctgtgtgtaggTTCTGGGACCTGAGGGAAATTTCTTGAAACTATGAACTTTACTCCAGGGGGTGCCAGAGTTTGAAACACAAGTTGAGCGAGCTGAGACAATACggtctaaaaaaaacacacaaataaaatacaacattcATTCATACAAATGATAAATGTGAATGATTTCCTCAAAACTGCAGTCTTGACTTTCAAAGTTGTTTGCTCTCCAGCTGCAGTTTTCAGACTGAATGACACATGGCATGACAAGatgacaaaattattttatgaggTCTTGATAATGAGGCTGTCAGCAGCATGAAATACCTTCAGGGGCGTCACTGTCCTCTGGTGTCTCTGTGGCGGCAGATGACTGTGTTTCAGGAGATTCAGAGCGAAGTCTGCGCTCAAAACTGAATTCTGGGAGTCTGGGTGCCTGGGGGCGTGTCTTTCTTGCAGGGTTCATGAAGTAGCAATAAGCACAACGGAACGCTGTAATAAAAcatcacacattaaaaaaaaatgctcataacatattaaaaaactTCCCAGTTTCATATTGTGTTCTGGCCAGGGTCGCCAGGTCTGTGTAATAAAACCAGcacaattgctactcaaaaattGCCCAATCATGGCCAAAATTAACCCAGTTGTGTTTCCGGGGAAACTGGCTATTAAAATGGCTCCATAACTGCATTCCTGGGGGTCCTTCTGAGTTAAAATCACGTTCTGAGGGGATGTGATGGCTCGCTTCAACCCGTTAAAAAACAATCCGCAACAATATTAAAGTAGCCCATTTCTGTGAGAACACTGcggatttggcaacactgattcTGACAGGTTCTTACCTACATACTCAAATTCCTCCTTCAAAGCCATACCATTGTGGGAAAAACACTGCTGGCAAATCAAGGCATATCTGAAAGTATAAGAATAAAAGCGGGGAGTGTAAGGGACAAATTATTCTCTCATTTACTGACATAATTCTGGCCAGTGCAGTGCTCAGTGCGTTTCTCTTAACTTGTATGTCAAGCTGGTTGTATGTTGTATCAGTGTAATACCTGTTCTGAGGTCCATCTCCCACCAAATACTCAATGACTCTGTCCACAGTGCTGCGCTCTCGTGGAAGGATGGGTCGAGCGAGAGGTGGACCAGGAGGACGCATACCTAAATGATCAAAAGCATAATCAACACTTTAACAATGCACAGGAAAAGCAAGCAGTATATGGCAAAATCAAATTTGGCAAAGCAGTAAGAAGCCTATTAATTCAGTTTGTGTTTAAGCCCCAGAAAATACTGATTTAGTGAGAAATGCCTTAATCCTTGAGTAAGATGCTAGTAAGGAATTTTTATACAGGCTTAAACTCTGTGAATGCCTTTATccacacttaaagggatagttcacctaaaaatgaaaattctaaatcactctcatgtcattccaatccTGTacgaatttctttcttctgtggaacataaaagatgatattttgaagaacatctCAGTGTTGTTTTGTCCATACAACAGAAATCAATGgttacattctttaaaatatctttcgTACTGTGCAGAAGAATGaatgtcatacaggtttggaatgacatgagggtgagtaaatgatgacagtattattattataggcaaactatcattttaaaaaggacACTTCCATGATGGACATAAAATTAGGCATGCAccatactaaacaaaaaaaaaaaaaaaaaatcagtcaatacgaaaaaaaaatatgcatgctCATTTCCCTTAGTTCTCCATTTTAATTTACTGGAATCACAGAATCTTTAAAAGCACTAACACTAAGTCTTTCTTACTGTACAGTTCCTATGTTGGAATGCATACATTTACTtgtagtatttaaaattattgtaatattataatgattttcaattattgtaatattataatgttttaatttatttacacaaaatagaattatatttttagttttggccatttatcatttaacattattatataatatttaatagaccatttcgctagatgtaaacaacactggtccagaagcacttcctgtttttttgttttttttatttttttcttatttcacatatacaaatacatcctaaaggtgctaatgtaacattttcatccagttaaatgttatgttggatgtatttttttgtgatgttagtgtaaagttttaaaaaaaaaagaaacaggaagtgtatcgggaccagtatgtttacatctgacgaaatggtctatagTGCATTACAACCAAAAGTCACTCTAACACATGCCCATTTATACTGTATGATCAAAGACATCAATATTCAATAAACAggtaaatgcattatataattaaaaacccattaaatacaaaatacaacaaatgtatggtcacatgatatattattatagccacaactatttgtttttcatttaataatccACAATGTATATCCACTATAAGTATACTGAACCTGATCCAGGTCCTGGTGAATAAGGACTCATGCTTCTTCTCATCATTTGTGGTGTTTCTGCCTGGGTTGCTCCTGTTGGGCTGGCTACAGCCCCAGCTAGCCCTTTCTCTGGAGGCCCTCCTGGGGCACCGCGAAGTGGTGTGGCTCCTCCTGGGGACATGGGACTGGGTACTGGACCAGGAGTAGACATTGCAACATGCCGCTGCCGGAGGTCTGGATATAATGAGAGTACAGCGTGCATTAGGCatacagtaaacacacacagcacATAATGAAAAACTTAAGCACATACAAACCTTGTCCTGGTCTAGGGGTCATATGGGGTCTGGCTGGAGTGGCTTCTGCTTCCTATAAGCATACAACCAAAAGCATGTATTAATCTATCTCAGTAGCTAAAAAATAAAGCCCTACATCTGTTTTCAAAGTAATTTTCAagctttaataatacatatgaCTGTACTTACTGCTTTCTTTTTAGATTCTGGATCGAATCTCTCTAATATGACTTTAGCATTTTTATAGGTCTCCGTTTCCATCACCTCCTCAAGCTGAGAAAAACATAATTCATTTGCTTTATGGTACATATGAAGAAGTTTACTAATCTGAAATATTAGTAGGCACAAACAAGCTTAATTTTTGGGCAGCTGTTCTAATGTGTCTGAAATCACACTTACTATTTTccgtttttgtgtttttaaatcatcTAATTTTTCATCTGAAACAGAAGACACCATAAATTAGTCAATCTATAAAGATATTCACTGATAGACTTACTGGTCTTTTATATCAAAttttcaaacacatttatgaattatttcTGGGTAAAAAGCACACAGCTACAGCAGAGAATAAACAATAgatgaagaaaatgaagaaaacagTAAAGAATGAAGAAAAACAATATATGACAAACTTACTGTTTCGCTCTGTACGTTTGGAGAAAAGGAAGATGAGCAGTTTTCGTACTAGCAACACTCTATTAAGACAGAGAATATAAAATTAAGCAAGTGAACACATTAACAAATCAATAATGCAATGTAATAACATAGACCTACCTAAACCAAGCAGAATGCCATACATACAGTTTAGTttggaatctgcaaaatgtt from Labeo rohita strain BAU-BD-2019 chromosome 6, IGBB_LRoh.1.0, whole genome shotgun sequence carries:
- the lnpk gene encoding endoplasmic reticulum junction formation protein lunapark-B isoform X1; amino-acid sequence: MGAIISRWKTKPSTVELLESLDKDIKDLEEFRAKNQRLLKLWVGRLLFYSSALYLITCLCVYYLYFPEQWTARLITALPLLAFPALVLLVRKLLIFLFSKRTERNNEKLDDLKTQKRKILEEVMETETYKNAKVILERFDPESKKKAEAEATPARPHMTPRPGQDLRQRHVAMSTPGPVPSPMSPGGATPLRGAPGGPPEKGLAGAVASPTGATQAETPQMMRRSMSPYSPGPGSGMRPPGPPLARPILPRERSTVDRVIEYLVGDGPQNRYALICQQCFSHNGMALKEEFEYVAFRCAYCYFMNPARKTRPQAPRLPEFSFERRLRSESPETQSSAATETPEDSDAPEDRIVSARSTCVSNSGTPWSKVHSFKKFPSDDIERTTTAEPQDPTAEDPPAAHESEQEEAQSQQSPPPSEDVQQEEAEAQEQQQKEDESN
- the lnpk gene encoding endoplasmic reticulum junction formation protein lunapark-B isoform X2, whose translation is MGAIISRWKTKPSTVELLESLDKDIKDLEEFRAKNQRLLKLWVGRLLFYSSALYLITCLCVYYLYFPEQWTARLITALPLLAFPALVLLVRKLLIFLFSKRTERNNEKLDDLKTQKRKILEEVMETETYKNAKVILERFDPESKKKAEAEATPARPHMTPRPGQDLRQRHVAMSTPGPVPSPMSPGGATPLRGAPGGPPEKGLAGAVASPTGATQAETPQMMRRSMSPYSPGPGSGMRPPGPPLARPILPRERSTVDRVIEYLVGDGPQNRYALICQQCFSHNGMALKEEFEYVAFRCAYCYFMNPARKTRPQAPRLPEFSFERRLRSESPETQSSAATETPEDSDAPEDDIERTTTAEPQDPTAEDPPAAHESEQEEAQSQQSPPPSEDVQQEEAEAQEQQQKEDESN